A DNA window from Niabella yanshanensis contains the following coding sequences:
- a CDS encoding TIM barrel protein, translated as MDRKDFLKMSGGAALGMALASCGAGGKSTGNRGTIKNLGIQLYSLRDDLPKDPKGVLKKLASFGYKEIESYEGANGMFWGMSNTDFKKYMDSLGLTIVSSHCDHKKDFERKAAEAGAIGMKYLICPWLGKQRRLDDYKKAAEDFNKAGEICQKNGIRFAYHNHDYSFRVQDTQYPQDILMKNTDPALVDFEMDMYWVVTAGQDPIEWMKKYKWRFKLCHIKDRKKDTPFKEGEPNQSCIVGKGSIDYKPILAQAKNLGMQRYILEQEAYEKAPLDCVKEGAAYLNNLVF; from the coding sequence ATGGATAGAAAAGATTTTTTAAAAATGAGCGGCGGCGCTGCACTGGGCATGGCGCTGGCCTCCTGTGGAGCAGGCGGTAAGTCTACAGGCAACCGTGGCACCATCAAAAACCTGGGTATACAATTATACTCGCTGCGCGACGACTTACCTAAAGACCCGAAAGGCGTATTAAAAAAGCTGGCTTCATTTGGCTATAAGGAAATTGAAAGTTACGAAGGCGCTAATGGTATGTTCTGGGGCATGTCTAATACCGACTTCAAAAAATATATGGACTCGCTGGGATTAACCATTGTAAGCAGCCATTGTGACCATAAAAAAGATTTTGAACGAAAAGCAGCCGAAGCGGGAGCTATTGGTATGAAATACCTGATTTGCCCGTGGCTGGGTAAACAACGCAGACTGGATGATTATAAAAAAGCAGCCGAAGATTTCAACAAAGCCGGAGAGATCTGCCAGAAAAACGGAATCCGCTTTGCCTATCATAACCACGACTACTCTTTCAGAGTACAGGATACTCAATATCCGCAGGACATTTTAATGAAGAATACTGATCCGGCACTGGTAGACTTTGAAATGGATATGTATTGGGTAGTTACTGCCGGTCAGGATCCCATAGAGTGGATGAAGAAGTATAAATGGAGATTCAAACTCTGCCATATCAAAGACCGCAAAAAAGACACTCCTTTCAAAGAAGGAGAACCGAACCAGAGCTGTATCGTAGGAAAGGGATCTATTGATTATAAACCCATATTGGCACAGGCCAAGAACCTGGGCATGCAGCGCTATATTTTGGAGCAGGAAGCTTACGAAAAAGCGCCATTGGATTGTGTGAAAGAAGGAGCTGCTTATTTAAATAACCTGGTGTTTTAA
- a CDS encoding vWA domain-containing protein, with the protein MKKLIFAIVILPWLGYACNQSYKNRTSEVAVEAIADQVAPQHQEKDFSGEAYAHITENSFTTALDQPLSTFSVDVDKAAYSNVRCFLNSGQLPPAGAVRIEEMINYFDYDYQQPSGDHLFNVITEVAGCPWNENHQLVHIALKGKEIEKEELPSSNLVFLIDVSGSMQDEDKLPLLKKSLLMLTKNLQEDDNVSIVTYAGSAGLALPSTSGADRSDIEEAIDKLEAGGSTAGGEGIQLAYKVARKHFKKNGNNRVIIATDGDFNVGVSSEDELLRLIEKERESGVFLSVLGFGTGNYQDSNMQQLADKGNGNHYYIDGLQEAKKVLVNEMSGTLFTIAKDVKVQVEFNPAKVQAYRLIGYENRMLNKEDFNDDQKDAGEIGAGHTVTALYEVIPVSVKSDFVKTVDHLKYQKTGSVSGHNSKELLTVKLRYKKADEEESRKMTIAVPDNDGDWKDASENFRLAASVAEFGMVLRNSEYKSKASYEQALAIAKTAKGIDENGYRSEFTDLIKAAKNLGGRLDD; encoded by the coding sequence ATGAAAAAACTCATTTTTGCAATAGTAATATTGCCCTGGCTGGGCTATGCCTGTAATCAATCCTACAAAAACAGGACTTCTGAAGTGGCAGTGGAGGCGATAGCGGACCAGGTTGCGCCGCAGCATCAGGAAAAAGACTTTAGTGGAGAAGCTTATGCTCATATAACCGAAAACAGTTTTACTACAGCCCTCGACCAGCCACTATCTACTTTTTCAGTTGATGTGGATAAAGCCGCTTACAGCAATGTAAGGTGTTTTTTAAATAGCGGCCAGTTACCGCCCGCAGGAGCGGTTCGCATAGAAGAAATGATCAATTATTTTGATTACGATTATCAACAACCTTCAGGCGACCATCTTTTTAATGTAATAACAGAAGTTGCGGGTTGCCCGTGGAACGAAAATCATCAGTTAGTGCATATTGCCCTTAAAGGAAAAGAGATAGAGAAGGAGGAACTACCTTCTTCGAATCTTGTTTTTTTGATCGATGTTTCAGGATCTATGCAGGATGAGGACAAGCTGCCCTTACTGAAAAAGTCATTATTAATGCTTACAAAGAATTTGCAGGAGGACGATAATGTTTCCATTGTTACCTACGCAGGTAGTGCTGGTTTAGCGCTACCCTCAACGAGTGGGGCTGACAGATCGGATATCGAAGAAGCTATTGATAAGCTTGAAGCCGGAGGCTCAACTGCAGGTGGTGAGGGTATTCAGCTGGCTTACAAAGTTGCCCGTAAGCATTTCAAGAAGAATGGCAACAACCGGGTAATTATAGCAACCGATGGAGATTTTAATGTAGGTGTGAGTAGTGAAGATGAATTGTTGCGCCTGATTGAAAAGGAACGGGAAAGCGGTGTGTTCCTGTCTGTATTAGGATTTGGTACAGGAAATTACCAGGATAGCAATATGCAACAACTAGCCGATAAAGGTAATGGGAATCATTATTATATCGACGGATTACAGGAAGCAAAAAAGGTTTTGGTAAATGAGATGAGCGGCACTCTTTTCACTATTGCAAAAGATGTGAAAGTACAGGTGGAGTTTAATCCGGCCAAAGTACAGGCTTATCGATTGATTGGATACGAAAACCGCATGTTAAATAAAGAAGATTTTAACGACGATCAAAAAGATGCAGGTGAAATAGGTGCAGGACATACGGTAACTGCATTGTATGAAGTAATCCCCGTAAGCGTGAAGAGCGATTTTGTAAAAACTGTAGATCATTTAAAATATCAGAAGACCGGCAGTGTGTCAGGCCATAACTCAAAAGAATTACTTACGGTGAAGCTCCGGTATAAAAAAGCCGATGAAGAGGAAAGCCGGAAAATGACTATCGCTGTTCCCGATAATGATGGGGATTGGAAGGATGCCAGTGAGAATTTCAGGTTGGCAGCATCTGTGGCAGAGTTTGGCATGGTGCTAAGGAATTCCGAATATAAAAGCAAAGCAAGCTATGAGCAGGCGCTGGCTATAGCCAAAACCGCCAAAGGTATCGATGAAAATGGATATAGGTCGGAATTTACAGATCTTATAAAAGCGGCAAAGAACCTTGGTGGCCGGCTTGATGATTAA
- a CDS encoding hydroxypyruvate isomerase family protein, translating into MHSRRNMLKTLAAGSVAASLSPLTTFANEEKSMYKLKGNINHSVCQWTFGKVPLEELCVTVKKMGLNAIDLLAPKDWPVIQKHGITCSMCYIPGKVSLVDGFAGTEFHAGLIKDYEEGIPLVAKAGYKNLICFSGNRRGMDDETGLKNCVEGLKKILPLAEKHKVVLVMELLNSKVDHKDYMCDHTAWGVELCKRLGSENFKLLYDIYHMQVDEGNVIANIKANHQYIAHYHTAGVPGRHELNDKQELYYPAIMNAILETGFKGHVAQEFIPTGKTDQERFKALEQAVQICDV; encoded by the coding sequence ATGCATAGCAGAAGAAACATGCTTAAAACATTAGCTGCCGGCTCTGTTGCCGCCAGCCTCTCTCCATTAACTACATTTGCGAACGAAGAAAAATCAATGTATAAGCTAAAAGGAAATATTAACCATAGTGTATGCCAGTGGACTTTTGGCAAAGTTCCCCTGGAAGAATTATGCGTAACCGTAAAGAAAATGGGACTTAACGCCATCGACCTGCTGGCACCCAAAGATTGGCCTGTTATTCAAAAGCACGGCATCACCTGCAGCATGTGTTATATACCGGGTAAAGTAAGCCTGGTAGATGGATTTGCCGGAACTGAATTTCATGCGGGGCTGATTAAGGACTACGAAGAAGGCATCCCCCTTGTAGCCAAAGCCGGTTATAAAAACCTGATCTGCTTCAGTGGTAACCGCCGGGGCATGGATGATGAAACAGGCTTGAAAAACTGCGTGGAAGGTTTAAAAAAGATACTGCCTCTTGCCGAGAAACATAAAGTAGTATTGGTAATGGAACTCCTGAATAGTAAGGTAGATCATAAGGATTATATGTGTGATCACACTGCCTGGGGCGTAGAGCTTTGCAAGCGGTTAGGTAGCGAAAATTTTAAGTTATTATACGACATTTACCATATGCAGGTAGATGAGGGCAATGTGATTGCGAATATAAAAGCCAATCACCAGTACATTGCTCATTATCATACAGCAGGCGTTCCGGGCCGCCATGAGCTGAACGATAAGCAGGAACTTTACTACCCTGCTATTATGAACGCCATCCTGGAAACAGGCTTCAAAGGTCACGTGGCGCAGGAGTTTATTCCAACCGGTAAAACAGACCAGGAACGTTTTAAAGCGTTGGAGCAGGCAGTGCAGATTTGTGATGTGTAG
- a CDS encoding type B 50S ribosomal protein L31 → MKQGLHPENYRFVVFKDMSNGDAFLGKSTANSKETIKWEDGNEYPVIKLEISSTSHPFFTGKNMLVDTAGRIDKFKKKYAKK, encoded by the coding sequence ATGAAACAAGGTCTCCATCCTGAAAATTACCGTTTTGTTGTGTTTAAAGACATGAGTAATGGTGATGCCTTTTTAGGAAAGTCTACTGCAAATTCTAAAGAAACTATTAAATGGGAAGATGGTAACGAGTATCCGGTAATTAAATTGGAGATCTCCAGTACTTCTCACCCTTTCTTTACCGGTAAAAACATGCTCGTTGATACAGCAGGTCGTATCGATAAATTCAAAAAGAAATACGCGAAAAAATAA
- a CDS encoding SIR2 family NAD-dependent protein deacylase: MKKKLAVLTGAGISAESGIRTFRDSDGLWEGYDVTEVASPEGWKRNPGLVLDFYNMRRKQALEAMPNAAHTGLAELEEWFDVQIITQNIDDLHERGGSSHVTHLHGEIFKMRSVKSLSPSFEIKSDIRLGDLAADGGQLRPDIVWFGEAVPMIEKAIAITRKADILVVIGTSLVVYPAAGLIDIAPFHSPKFVIDKNIPSVKLVSNLMTIERPATEGVRELKSILQTLL; the protein is encoded by the coding sequence ATGAAGAAAAAGCTGGCGGTACTAACAGGAGCAGGTATTAGCGCAGAAAGCGGAATCCGTACTTTCAGGGATAGTGACGGTTTATGGGAGGGATATGATGTTACTGAAGTTGCTTCGCCGGAGGGCTGGAAGCGAAATCCTGGATTGGTACTTGATTTTTATAATATGCGCCGGAAGCAGGCTTTGGAAGCCATGCCTAATGCAGCTCATACAGGGCTTGCCGAATTAGAGGAATGGTTCGATGTACAGATTATTACCCAGAATATTGATGACTTACATGAGCGGGGTGGCTCATCTCATGTAACCCATTTACATGGCGAGATATTTAAGATGCGTAGTGTAAAATCGCTATCACCTTCTTTCGAGATAAAAAGCGATATAAGGCTGGGAGATCTGGCAGCGGATGGGGGCCAGTTACGGCCTGATATTGTTTGGTTTGGCGAAGCTGTACCCATGATCGAAAAAGCAATAGCTATTACCAGAAAGGCTGATATCTTGGTCGTGATCGGCACTTCGTTGGTAGTATACCCTGCAGCAGGCTTAATTGATATAGCTCCCTTTCATAGCCCCAAATTTGTAATTGACAAAAATATACCTTCTGTAAAATTAGTGTCTAATTTGATGACTATAGAAAGGCCTGCAACCGAGGGTGTGAGAGAACTCAAGAGCATATTGCAAACGCTATTGTAA
- the tpiA gene encoding triose-phosphate isomerase, with protein sequence MRKQIAAANWKMNLTYTEGQQLLAGILENDLGSKENHEVIFAVPFPYLIMAKEKTTTLKNYYIAAQNCSNKKSGAYTGEVSVDMLDSIHIKHCIIGHSERREYFGETNQVLAEKVNLLLEKDMTPIFCCGESLDIREANTQNSFVETQLKESLFHLSAEDVQKVVIAYEPIWAIGTGKTASTEQAQEMHAHLRSVLAAQYGADVANEISILYGGSVKANNAKEIFASPDVDGGLVGGASLVALDFIEIIKALK encoded by the coding sequence ATGAGAAAGCAAATTGCGGCAGCAAACTGGAAAATGAATTTAACTTATACAGAAGGACAACAGTTGCTGGCAGGTATTTTAGAAAACGACCTGGGAAGTAAAGAAAACCATGAAGTTATTTTCGCGGTTCCTTTTCCTTACCTGATCATGGCAAAGGAAAAAACAACTACTTTAAAGAATTATTATATAGCAGCGCAAAACTGCAGCAATAAAAAATCAGGTGCTTACACCGGTGAAGTGTCTGTAGATATGTTAGATTCCATCCATATCAAGCATTGCATTATAGGTCATAGCGAAAGAAGAGAGTACTTTGGTGAAACGAACCAGGTATTGGCTGAGAAAGTGAATCTTTTACTGGAAAAAGATATGACTCCGATTTTCTGCTGTGGCGAGTCTTTGGATATCAGGGAGGCGAACACCCAGAACAGTTTTGTAGAAACGCAACTGAAGGAGTCTTTATTCCATTTATCTGCTGAAGATGTTCAAAAAGTAGTAATTGCTTACGAACCCATCTGGGCAATAGGCACGGGTAAAACTGCTTCTACCGAGCAGGCCCAGGAAATGCATGCACACCTTCGTTCGGTGCTGGCTGCACAATATGGTGCCGACGTAGCCAATGAAATATCTATCTTATATGGCGGTAGTGTAAAAGCCAATAATGCAAAGGAAATCTTTGCTTCTCCTGATGTGGATGGCGGCCTTGTAGGAGGTGCGTCATTAGTAGCTTTGGATTTTATTGAGATTATTAAAGCGCTTAAATAA
- a CDS encoding YajQ family cyclic di-GMP-binding protein gives MPSFDFVSKVDAQALDNAVNVVSKEIANRFDFKGSHLVIDLDKKNYTLKVETEDDMKMKQLIDVLVNRAHKQGISPEAFDLSKEGSMIGKAWKKEIQVRNGLKQEDAKKIIKHIKDAGLKVQASINDDLVRVTGKKIDDLQEVIQASKGWGLDIPLQVENMRS, from the coding sequence ATGCCATCATTTGATTTTGTAAGTAAGGTAGATGCACAGGCGTTAGATAACGCTGTAAATGTTGTAAGTAAAGAAATCGCTAACCGCTTTGACTTTAAAGGATCTCACCTGGTAATAGACCTGGATAAGAAGAATTATACGCTCAAGGTAGAGACGGAGGACGATATGAAGATGAAGCAATTGATCGATGTATTGGTGAATCGCGCCCATAAACAAGGTATTTCTCCCGAAGCATTTGATTTGAGCAAAGAGGGAAGCATGATCGGGAAGGCCTGGAAAAAAGAGATCCAGGTTCGAAACGGGTTAAAACAGGAAGATGCGAAAAAGATCATCAAGCATATCAAGGACGCCGGTTTAAAAGTACAGGCGTCAATCAATGATGACCTGGTGAGGGTTACCGGTAAAAAAATTGATGACTTGCAGGAAGTAATACAGGCATCCAAAGGGTGGGGATTAGACATACCCCTGCAGGTGGAAAATATGAGAAGTTAG
- the pgi gene encoding glucose-6-phosphate isomerase has product MLPTINPAKTKAWKQLLSHAEEAKQWNMRQLFSEDAQRAASFSLQHGDIYFDYSKNKISAKTLQLLLSLAEQTELPAAIKSMFGGDKINQTENRSVLHIALRNFGNKAIKSGGKDVMPEVRAVQNKMKAFCEAIHSGKHVGYTGKKIKSIVNIGIGGSDLGPLMVTEALKPYTVKGIEAFFVSNVDGTHIAETLKKVNPETTLFLIASKTFTTQETMTNALTARDWFLKKAKDPRHVAKHFAALSTNSTAVEKFGIDINNMFEFWDWVGGRYSLWSAIGLSIALTIGYDNFEELLKGAYDADEHFKTTRKLEKNIPVIMALVGLWNTTFQGAQSEAILPYDQYLHRFAAYFQQGNMESNGKSIDRSGKKVTYQTGPIIWGEPGTNGQHAFYQLIHQGTELIPCDFIAPAQTHNPIGDHHEKLLSNFFAQTEALMNGKNLAEVKAELKQQGLDAAAINKLAPFKVFEGNKPTNSFLIKKITPFTLGQLIAFYEHKIFVQGVIFNIFSFDQWGVELGKQLANKILPELQNSDKVTSHDSSTNTLINLYKKLR; this is encoded by the coding sequence ATGCTACCAACCATTAATCCGGCAAAAACAAAAGCCTGGAAGCAATTATTAAGTCATGCTGAAGAAGCAAAGCAATGGAATATGCGTCAGTTATTTTCGGAAGATGCGCAGCGCGCGGCCAGTTTTTCTTTGCAACATGGTGATATTTATTTCGACTATTCCAAGAACAAGATCAGCGCAAAGACCTTACAGCTGTTATTATCACTGGCAGAGCAAACGGAGCTACCTGCAGCGATCAAATCTATGTTTGGCGGCGATAAGATCAACCAGACTGAAAACAGATCAGTACTACATATTGCCTTAAGAAACTTCGGCAACAAAGCCATTAAAAGCGGCGGCAAAGATGTAATGCCGGAGGTAAGAGCCGTACAAAATAAAATGAAAGCTTTTTGCGAGGCCATTCATTCGGGTAAACATGTAGGCTACACCGGTAAGAAAATAAAGTCCATTGTTAACATCGGCATTGGAGGTAGCGATCTCGGGCCATTAATGGTAACTGAAGCATTAAAGCCTTATACGGTAAAAGGAATTGAAGCTTTCTTTGTTTCAAATGTAGATGGCACCCATATTGCAGAAACCCTAAAAAAAGTAAATCCAGAAACCACTTTATTCCTCATTGCTTCCAAAACCTTTACCACGCAGGAAACGATGACGAACGCTTTAACGGCCCGCGACTGGTTCCTGAAAAAAGCAAAAGATCCCCGGCATGTGGCGAAGCATTTTGCAGCTTTAAGCACCAACAGCACAGCTGTTGAAAAATTCGGCATCGATATCAATAATATGTTTGAGTTCTGGGATTGGGTTGGTGGCCGTTATTCTTTATGGAGCGCTATTGGCTTATCTATTGCCTTAACCATTGGTTATGATAATTTTGAAGAATTACTAAAGGGCGCTTACGACGCAGACGAACATTTTAAAACCACCAGGAAACTGGAAAAAAATATCCCCGTTATTATGGCCTTGGTAGGACTTTGGAACACCACCTTCCAGGGAGCGCAATCGGAGGCTATTTTACCTTACGACCAATACCTGCACCGTTTTGCCGCCTATTTCCAGCAGGGCAATATGGAGAGCAATGGTAAAAGCATAGACCGCAGCGGCAAGAAAGTCACTTATCAAACAGGTCCGATTATCTGGGGTGAACCCGGTACTAATGGCCAACATGCGTTTTACCAACTGATACACCAGGGCACCGAACTTATACCCTGCGACTTTATAGCACCTGCTCAAACACATAATCCCATTGGCGACCACCACGAAAAGCTGTTAAGCAATTTCTTTGCACAAACAGAAGCTTTAATGAACGGTAAAAACCTGGCTGAAGTAAAAGCTGAATTAAAGCAACAGGGACTGGATGCGGCGGCGATCAATAAACTGGCGCCTTTTAAAGTGTTTGAAGGCAATAAACCCACCAACTCTTTTCTAATTAAAAAGATCACACCATTTACCCTGGGTCAGTTGATTGCTTTTTATGAGCACAAAATATTTGTTCAAGGTGTTATCTTCAACATTTTCAGCTTTGATCAATGGGGAGTAGAACTAGGTAAACAACTGGCTAATAAAATATTACCCGAGTTACAAAACAGCGATAAAGTAACCAGCCACGATAGCAGTACCAATACTTTGATCAATTTATACAAGAAGCTAAGATAA
- a CDS encoding putative sugar nucleotidyl transferase translates to MKPVIAFAPAYCDLTFLQPFIFTRKVQDFRVGALTIREKWEQLLELSSVDLKDDRLSEFFPSVSLEAIANGVVKYIIAANLLPCKELVEQIKMLRPGQSVIAEDNKMLAGCIMQSADLESLRPIASLEPSDFKLLETVTQINLFNKEALLYDYEVLKQNCVLQPVDPSNRLIAPENIFIEKGAVVRHAILNAEEGPIFIAKNAQVMEGVCLRGPIYIGAHAVVKMGAAIYGATTIGPGCVIGGEVKNTVFFANSNKGHDGYIGDSVIGEWCNFGAGTSSSNMKNNIGNVDYQLPDAIIVTGQKKGGVLMGDFSRTAINTSINTGTWVGVSAHVFGNGLTPKIIPNFSWGFESGSGGLPRRYREEGVLKHEECVYKLDKALKDADAWMRLKGGVLSDAQKNILTELYNKR, encoded by the coding sequence ATGAAACCTGTTATTGCTTTTGCTCCCGCTTATTGCGATCTGACTTTTCTGCAACCATTTATTTTTACAAGAAAGGTGCAGGATTTCAGGGTGGGTGCATTAACCATACGTGAAAAATGGGAGCAACTTCTGGAACTATCTTCCGTTGATTTAAAAGATGACCGGTTGTCTGAGTTTTTTCCATCAGTCTCTTTAGAAGCAATTGCCAATGGTGTTGTCAAGTATATTATAGCTGCCAATCTATTGCCCTGTAAAGAACTGGTTGAACAGATAAAGATGCTGCGGCCCGGCCAGTCTGTTATTGCGGAGGATAATAAAATGCTGGCGGGCTGTATAATGCAATCAGCAGATCTGGAGAGCCTTCGGCCCATAGCCAGCCTGGAACCATCAGATTTTAAACTGCTTGAGACTGTTACACAAATCAACCTGTTTAACAAGGAGGCATTATTGTATGATTATGAGGTATTGAAGCAAAACTGCGTTCTTCAACCGGTTGATCCCTCCAACAGGTTAATAGCCCCCGAAAATATTTTCATCGAAAAAGGCGCCGTTGTAAGGCATGCTATACTCAATGCGGAGGAAGGTCCTATTTTTATAGCTAAAAACGCACAGGTGATGGAAGGAGTTTGCTTACGCGGGCCTATCTATATTGGAGCGCATGCAGTAGTGAAAATGGGGGCGGCTATTTATGGGGCAACTACTATTGGTCCGGGTTGTGTAATAGGCGGGGAGGTGAAGAATACGGTATTCTTCGCCAACTCGAATAAAGGACATGATGGCTATATCGGCGATTCGGTGATAGGGGAGTGGTGTAATTTCGGCGCAGGCACCAGTAGCAGCAATATGAAGAATAATATCGGCAATGTTGACTATCAGTTACCTGATGCTATTATTGTGACCGGTCAGAAAAAAGGAGGGGTACTTATGGGTGATTTTAGCCGCACCGCCATTAATACATCTATTAATACAGGAACATGGGTGGGCGTGAGCGCTCATGTGTTTGGAAACGGACTCACTCCGAAAATAATTCCTAATTTTAGCTGGGGATTCGAATCAGGATCGGGCGGTTTACCCCGGCGCTACAGAGAAGAAGGTGTACTCAAGCACGAGGAATGTGTATACAAGCTGGATAAAGCGCTAAAAGATGCCGATGCCTGGATGCGGTTAAAGGGAGGAGTGTTAAGTGACGCACAAAAAAATATATTGACAGAACTTTACAATAAACGATAA
- a CDS encoding DUF4349 domain-containing protein, whose amino-acid sequence MRKLLNKYNAYIFKEDNNAQATMIIKVPVELFDSLIAELATSYTWRKFLDLILPVINKRSRTNHQRFHIRVIVLVKEVKQLQKNISSEDITSEIIDTRARLETRNTTRGRYLEFLSKAGKIEDVLKIQQEINNIQEDIESAEARLAQLSGQVSYSTINLTYFEPDSGNKD is encoded by the coding sequence GTGCGAAAACTGCTAAATAAATATAACGCCTATATTTTTAAAGAAGATAATAATGCTCAGGCCACAATGATCATCAAGGTTCCGGTTGAGCTATTTGATAGTTTAATAGCTGAACTGGCTACAAGTTATACATGGCGCAAATTTCTTGATCTCATTCTCCCAGTTATAAATAAGCGTAGTAGGACAAACCACCAGCGCTTTCATATCCGGGTGATTGTTCTTGTAAAAGAAGTTAAGCAACTGCAGAAGAATATCAGTTCTGAAGATATTACCAGTGAAATTATAGATACCCGGGCAAGACTTGAAACCAGGAACACCACCAGAGGTAGGTATCTTGAGTTTTTAAGTAAGGCTGGTAAAATAGAAGATGTATTAAAAATACAGCAGGAGATCAATAATATCCAGGAAGATATTGAATCTGCAGAAGCACGCCTGGCGCAGCTTTCAGGGCAGGTAAGCTATAGTACCATCAATCTTACTTATTTCGAGCCCGATAGCGGAAATAAAGATTAA
- a CDS encoding threonine aldolase family protein: protein MIIDFRSDTVTRPTPAMLEAMIKAKVGDDVFGEDPTVNELEQMAAALFGKEAALFCPSGTMTNQIAIKCHTQPGDEVICDADAHIYQYEGGGIAANSGASVKLLPGDRGRINALQVEEAIQPDDVHRPRTSLVCVENTSNRGGGSCYNFDELIKIKAVCDHNGLPFHIDGARLFNALVAKNETPRQYGDLFDSLSICLSKSLGCPVGSLLLGDTHFIKKAKRVRKLFGGGMRQAGYMAAAGIYALENNIARLSEDHLHAKMIGDALKTQNYVETVMPVETNIVIFETKGVSAKNLVVLLKEHSILAYAIAPTKVRLVLHLDITKEMATRMIEIINFLKFY from the coding sequence ATGATCATCGATTTCCGGTCAGATACCGTTACCCGCCCGACTCCCGCCATGTTAGAAGCTATGATCAAAGCCAAAGTAGGCGATGATGTTTTTGGTGAAGACCCAACGGTAAATGAGCTGGAGCAAATGGCCGCTGCCTTATTTGGTAAAGAAGCCGCTTTATTTTGTCCGAGCGGCACTATGACCAACCAGATTGCTATCAAATGCCATACGCAACCCGGCGATGAAGTGATCTGTGATGCCGATGCCCATATTTATCAATATGAAGGTGGTGGTATTGCAGCCAATTCGGGCGCTTCTGTTAAGTTGTTACCTGGAGATAGAGGACGTATCAATGCATTACAGGTGGAGGAAGCCATTCAGCCCGATGATGTACACCGTCCGCGCACCAGCCTGGTTTGTGTAGAAAATACCAGCAACCGCGGTGGCGGCAGCTGCTATAACTTTGATGAGTTAATAAAGATTAAAGCAGTGTGTGACCATAACGGGCTGCCGTTTCATATAGATGGAGCCAGGTTATTTAATGCTTTGGTAGCAAAAAATGAAACACCCCGCCAATACGGGGATTTGTTCGATAGTCTTTCGATCTGCCTGTCTAAAAGCCTGGGGTGCCCGGTGGGCAGCTTGTTGCTGGGAGATACCCACTTTATAAAAAAGGCAAAGCGTGTAAGAAAACTATTCGGCGGCGGTATGCGCCAGGCGGGTTACATGGCCGCAGCGGGCATTTATGCCTTGGAAAACAATATCGCAAGACTAAGCGAAGATCACCTCCATGCGAAAATGATAGGAGACGCATTAAAGACACAGAACTACGTGGAAACGGTGATGCCGGTAGAAACCAATATTGTCATTTTTGAAACAAAAGGGGTAAGCGCTAAAAACCTGGTAGTTCTATTAAAAGAACATTCGATCCTTGCCTATGCAATCGCACCCACTAAAGTGAGGCTGGTATTGCACCTGGATATTACAAAGGAGATGGCAACAAGGATGATTGAGATAATAAACTTTTTAAAGTTCTACTAA